The stretch of DNA CCaccaaattaaacaaatattaaaattaaagattGCTGTACACTCACAGTGACATGATTGAACCCAGCGGCCATTGGATGGTTCTGTATCTGTGGCACCGTCACACGGTCCTGCTGAACGGAATCAGACACAAATGAATCAGACGCAGCACAGAAAAATCTGCGTGACACATTAAAGATAACATATGCTTCTTAggtgttgcaaaaaaaataattggtgtTTTATGTCACATCATGTGTATCACACGATCTACAAGTGAAAAATAAGAGCATGGTTACAAATGCGTTCAATGATTTGTGTGTAACTTTGGATACGTACAAGTGCGtattcaaatccacacacaaatcCGAAGCAAtatgtgcacacgcacaaaacagtttcacaaactgaataaatacTAATATTTTACGTACAGATTTTTTAACTTCAACTCCAAAGAAGTAACAATTCAAATGGCTTCCTGTCAGTACAAATGTACCAAAAATATTCGTGacattgtttgtatttatttacagtccGTTCAacaaagattcacaaatgtACGCTGCGTTTAAGTGCCTGTGGAaaaactgggacatctgggcttttgtgtgtcatttaaaaatggGAAACCTGTTTTCCTGAACTGACAGAACAGCTTGTTGACCCTCGATGACTCCActtacaatataaaataaatgtacatataaATGTCCCACCAGAATGAGCCTTCAATGCTCATGGATCAGTATTGTCAGAGGTCTGAGTGTCAGATGAACTCACTGTGAGGGCCGGGTCATACGTATCATTTCTGAAACCACTGTTCCTGGACAGCGAAGGGGAAGATCGACCAATCAAAGTCTCGTCTCTCTGGCGGGTTCGCCAGTAGAAGACGAGCAGGGCGATCAAAGTGCCGACCAGCAGCAGGACCACGATGACGGACGCCGCGATCCCTCCGGCGTTGTCTGATTTCGTCGAGGCTGCAGGGGCGagggaaaacattttattgtggTTATAAATTCAGGTCTTGCATGTCAAGTTGGtcaaaaagttttgaaaacatgttttgaatgGAGTTCTTACTTGTCCCGGAATCGGTGACTACTTTGGCACAGTTGACCCCGATGGTGTACTCGATGTCGTCCAGAGCGACGACGCCCAACGAGCCTTTGATTCCTTCAAACACAATCtgttcacaaacaaaaagaagactTGCTCAAGAAACTCTGAATGTAGAAGCtgtgatgtatattttttaaaataccacAAGTCAATCTATTAGACTCTGTATATTTTGTGTCAGAGTCTGACCTGGTATTCCTCAGGAGACGTGATGTCGACATCGAAGCGCTTCCACGGTCCTCCCACTTCGTCCACCGCCAGCAGCTGATGGAGACGACCGCCAGTCAGCCTCCACACCATCAGCTGACTGTCGGCTGCAATACATTATACATCATACATGATGTAACCGCATATGAAAAGGGAAATGCTTGACCCATATCCAATCTACACCCTAAAAGGTTTAACTGATAACTGCATCTGCCCAACCAGAGATGAACTTCTTACATGAGAAAGGTTTGTAGACCCAGAACTTCAGGCAGGTGCCCCCGGTTGGGGGCAGGTGAGGGCTCAGCAGCTGAGCATTTTGATTGGCCGCCGTCCGATTGCTGCTCGgaaagaacaggaagtgacctggcgtgaaaaagaagaaagggaaaacaCGTTGAGTCATAAAGCATCTTCGTCCACGTtcgtctctgtgttgttgttttttacctttCTCGGTGCCCAGCGTGTGATCTTCCGGCGGGGTGGAGTAGTGCCTCTCCGCCGCCGGACATGTCAGCTCCCAGTCCAGTTTGTCCACTTTAACGTTCTGCGTGTTGCTCCAGCTGCACATCCCTCTCTCCAGACTGCACCTCGAACCTAAAGAGACATTTAATAGaacaaagaaatacacacagtcacaaagcAGATACCGCTGAGTACCGCGTTGTGTAATATTGACTCTACCTGGTCTGAAACCGCACCACATTGTCTAAATGCAACATCAACACTTCTCTAGAAGTCCGTTGGGCTCCTCCCTAATTTTGTAATTCCCCGAGTCGCATTCGTGCAAACCTTGATTTTGACACGGATGCGCTGAAAGGAAGACGTCATCGACTGCGACGTGAGTGTCTTTGCCCCCAGCTCCGACCACCTCAAACTCCAACTGCAGAAACAATTATCGGCAACATTCATCAGTTTGgtttaaaccacacacacacacacacacacacacacacacacacacacacacacacacacacacacacacacacacacacacacacacacacacacacacacacacacacacacacacacacacacacacacacacacacacacacacacacacacacacacacacacacacacacagatcctacatattaatattaatgtggaACAGTTCTCTAAATTCGCCGGGTCAAAGTCTGCTGGAGAGGAGTAAATTTTTGCTTTTCCTTAAAAGCCAGTCTGAGGGTGACAGAGAAATAGTAaatttggacatgaaggacattATCTGTGAAGACAGAATATGATAGGACGGCAGAAATAGTCTACAGTCACAGTCCATAGAATCACTTTATTGATTACAAATGTGActtaattacttttttcaatGCTTAAAATCATCAATCAAAGTCTATAGTTGCGGCAGCAACCCCCCTCCAGCCTCCTCACTCTACCTGCCAGTCCACCAGGGGACTCGTGATGTTGCCGTTGCCATGGCGCCAGACATCTCCCTGATTCAGACCGTCGGAGAAGATCTTCGCCCTCGCTCCCTTCTCCGGCTTCATGTACACCGTCAGAGAACCTGCGAAGGACACACACTTAAACTGgctgttgttttaatttcttgtttttgtgtgtgtgtgtttgtgtgtgtgaagctgccTACCAGGATTCACTCCCCCCATGTGATACCAGAAATGCACACACTCGGTCTTGGTGGTGCCTGGTTGAACAGGGGAGGTGAGGACCGCGGCGCTGCCCGAGGGAAGAATGTTGGCTCCCGTGTTTGCCATCATGTAGAAACCTGAGCAACAAACCAGGCAGAAGACGGTCATAATTTTTCTGCTcgcacatattttaaaatattagcGTTATTTTAACATGATCCTCTCAGACTCACCGAGGTCGGTTTCCAGTGTGTGGTCGGTTTTGGGTCCGGGCACCGTGGTGGCGGTGCGTCCGCTGCGCAGGACCCAGTGAACGCTGCCCGAGCTGCTGTACCCGCAGCGCTGGCCCTCGAAGGAACACGTCCTGGGCACGGAGCACGGACGGGCCACGAACGTCACATCGTCGATGGCCACCTGCCCGTCGAAGCCGGAGCGGACCGCTTCGAACATCAGCTGTTGGTAGATATGGAAACAATCTTGGTGCTGTCCTGCTTCTcctcacagatttttttaagatgaaAGATGCTCTACGTTTTGTGATGTTCGGGATAATTTCACAATTTATTCCATATTCACCTGAAAGCTTGTGAGCTGGTGTGGTACCGGGCAGTGTCCCTCGTGCCACACGTTGCCGTGAGCGCCACTGCGCGTCCAGAGGACGATCTCGTAGCCGTGGCCGTCCAGCAGCTTTACGTTGAGAGCACCtggatgagaaaataaaaaccctcaATCAGTTTGTGATGAAAAGCCACAATTTCCTTTTTAACCAACAGAACCATTTGGCTTTTTAAGACTAAatccttttccccttttgtaTTCTATCACTCACTCCAgatatttctttcccttttcaacTTATTCAACTTATTAAAGAAACAGATGCTTCATCACCCGCGTTGGGCCCGTAGAGCTTGTAGAAGAAGGACAGGCAGTAATCTGTCGGACCCGGCGACTGTGTGAATGAAACCAGGCGTCCGAACATGCCGCGCAGAGACGGACTCCACATGTCCACAACGAGGCTTTTGCCTGGATGTCGATAGAAAGACAGGACGGGGGAAGTTAGGTGAGTCACAGCAgaatcataaaatgtaaataattgaaATAGACGACATGCTATTGATAAGCAAACAGAAGTTAGACACTCGTAACGACTGTTAAAGCTGCATTCATTGAATCTGTGTGCGTCTGGGAAACTACTGGctacttaaaaaacacacatccggattgactgtttttattcacttatttgttttcatatttaactcACCGGGCCCGATGGTGTGGTCCATCCCGCTAACCACCGTCCAGTCAAAGTTGTCACTGTTGTCCTGATACCATCCACACAGTCCGTCTTCAAAGTTACACGACAGTGCtgggcaaaaaaaggaaagaaagaaaaaaagaaatcaaattaaaatattttcaattctaGATCAATAATTAAAGTATGGATTgtgctgtggtgtgtgtgtgtgtgtgtatgtttatacTATAAATAGCCGTGACAATTACCTGTTGGAGAAGATGGAAAATATTCGGCGTGACAGCTGATGAAGCGAACGTTTCTCACTTTGATCTTGGAGCATGAACACAGTTTCACAGCGCGAGCCTCCAACGCCAGCTGGgcgagagaaacaaagaggaacaGAAGAGCTGTCAGAAGTGAAGAGACAGAAATTCTGTTCCACCCATCGAAGGCAACGAAAGgaaatgacattttctgaacATATCTTCTATCTTTAGCACTTGTTCAGTCTATCGACCAATCAGAGTGCCTCACAAAACACCAGGAGCAGTTCTCCCAAGAAGAACCCTTTAGTGACAAAAACCAGGAAGGACGTTGGTTGGCAGAGTCTCAAACAGAGTCAGACAACCTGCAGCGGGTTTTAAAACTATGGATGCTATTTATGTTTGTGGCTCATGTTTGTGACTTCAATCATAAAATTAaagccaaaatgtcaaacatacattttttttatacagctACCAGTTACCTCTCTGTTTGGTTTATTGAAGAAAATATCGCATCATCTagcaaaaaaattttttttgtcaaaaagtTGATTATATTAATTtggat from Scophthalmus maximus strain ysfricsl-2021 chromosome 20, ASM2237912v1, whole genome shotgun sequence encodes:
- the mamdc4 gene encoding apical endosomal glycoprotein isoform X3, which translates into the protein MFQWRSSAAVILLLVLHWVAESQAQTCQSPERKCDFVCDCDKCSDELNCGYAGNGFECDFEDTGNCGWSDRSVNAAYGWGRHQRGDTLPDSGPSSDYTTGTATGWFMGVSAVKSESPKTAVLVSPEMQQSSPTCRLRLRYFLWDSGHTGLGSTPLWASVRLNASSEAVVWRPEATSIRGWREATIFLGRNPTTFQIHLYSLRSEGQKGDVAIDQMEFLDCALPLPLPGKKCPAEMVECKREGCVERRQVCDGTDDCGDGTDEEKCEGYRLCNFEDGLCDWNLRSLSKLKWVRTSQENISISDPLKGPGRDHSNNSASGHFLYVTVPDGGLTMDWAAFQSPRLEPTNSSHPCKMVMYTHQFGPRSGGLTVLVADQNISAVWERGGALGDVWVKAEAEIVTSFPFQIVIMAAIRNSAYGGIAIDSIMLSPECRLSTANFTLASFPKSPKDPCAEPDKMCDFNPDCPGADDEAKCGDFSYAKGSSGWTDSSIGSQGWTLYENSTSKEDYLFVAKAPGQQLTEAQTRTPLLGPSGAACSLSFDFALGGSPDHIGELSVRVIDSLLGPQPKLWEFGGKTGVGEEAWRRANVTIGARKHRFQLALEARAVKLCSCSKIKVRNVRFISCHAEYFPSSPTALSCNFEDGLCGWYQDNSDNFDWTVVSGMDHTIGPGKSLVVDMWSPSLRGMFGRLVSFTQSPGPTDYCLSFFYKLYGPNAGALNVKLLDGHGYEIVLWTRSGAHGNVWHEGHCPVPHQLTSFQLMFEAVRSGFDGQVAIDDVTFVARPCSVPRTCSFEGQRCGYSSSGSVHWVLRSGRTATTVPGPKTDHTLETDLGFYMMANTGANILPSGSAAVLTSPVQPGTTKTECVHFWYHMGGVNPGSLTVYMKPEKGARAKIFSDGLNQGDVWRHGNGNITSPLVDWQLEFEVVGAGGKDTHVAVDDVFLSAHPCQNQGSRCSLERGMCSWSNTQNVKVDKLDWELTCPAAERHYSTPPEDHTLGTEKGHFLFFPSSNRTAANQNAQLLSPHLPPTGGTCLKFWVYKPFSSDSQLMVWRLTGGRLHQLLAVDEVGGPWKRFDVDITSPEEYQIVFEGIKGSLGVVALDDIEYTIGVNCAKVVTDSGTTSTKSDNAGGIAASVIVVLLLVGTLIALLVFYWRTRQRDETLIGRSSPSLSRNSGFRNDTYDPALTQDRVTVPQIQNHPMAAGFNHVTFSADAREVEVA